The following DNA comes from Streptomyces globosus.
GCTGACGCCTCCTCCGTCCCCTCCGCAGGCGGGCCCCGTGCACTCGTACGGGGCCCGCCTGCGCTTTTACCCAGGCGACCCTTACGTGTGAGCGGGAATAGATGCTGCTAGCGTGCAGTTGCGCATTGATTGCAATAGCAGTTGGCACGCTGAGGGGACCGGATCACACGCATGGCCATCTACACGCTTCCCGAGCTTCCGTACGAGTACTCGGCTCTCGAGCCGGTGATCAACCCGCAGATCATCGAGCTGCACCACGACAAGCACCACGCGGCGTACGTCAAGGGAGCCAACGACACGCTGGAGCAGCTGGAGGAGGCGCGCGACAAGGAGAACTGGGGCGCGCTGAACGGGCTGGAGAAGAACCTCGCGTTCCACCTCTCCGGCCACATCCTCCACAGCATCTACTGGCACAACATGGCCAGCCCGAAGACCGGCGAGGGCGGCGGCGAGCCGACCGCGGCCGACGGCCTGGGCGAGCTGGCGGACGCCATCACCGAGTCCTTCGGCTCCTTCGCCCGGTTCAAGAAGCAGCTGACCTTCGCGTCCTCCGCGACGCAGGGCTCCGGCTGGGGCGTCCTCGCCTACGAGCCCGTCAGCGGCCGCCTGATCGTCGAGCAGATCTACGACCACCAGGGCAACGTCGGCCAGGGCTCCGTGCCGATCCTGGTCTTCGACGCCTGGGAGCACGCCTTCTACCTGCAGTACAAGAACCAGAAGGTGGACTTCATCGAGGCGATGTGGAACGTCGTCAACTGGCAGGACGTCGCCAAGCGCTACGCCGACGCCAAGGCCAACACCCCGCTGCTGATCCCCGTCAAGGGCTGATCGCGGCCCCCGGGCCGCCCGCCTCGTGATCGTCTTCTCAACCTTCGCGACCGGGCGTTTCCAACGGCAGACCCCCGTGAGGACGTGACTCACGGGGGTCTGCTGTGTGGGGCACCGGGAGGGCGTCAGTCGAAGCGCGGGCCCTCGGTGCGGGTGCGCTTGATCTCGTAGAACCCCGGGGTGGAGGCGACGAGCAGGGTGCCGTCCCACAGCCGGGCGGCCGCCTCGCCGCGCGGGGTCGGGGTGACGACCGGGCCGAAGAAGGCCACGTCGCTGCCGTCGGCTCCGGGAACGGAGATCACCGGGGTGCCGACCTCCTGGCCGACGCGCTCGATGCCGTTGTTGTGGGACTCGCGCAGCACCTCGTCGTACTCGTCGGAGTCGGCGAAGCGGATCAGCTCGGCGGGCAGGCCGACCTCGTCCAGCGCGGCGGCGATGACCTCGCGGGTCGCGCCGAGGTCCTGGTTGTGGATCCGGGTGCCGAGCGCGGTGTAGAGCTTGCCGGTGACCTCGTCGCCGTGCTTCTGCTGGGCGGCGATGACGACGCGCACGGGCGCCCAGCCCTTGGGGCCGACGATCTCCCGGTAGCGCTCGGGGAGTTCCTCAAGGCGGTGCTCGTTCAGGACGGCGAGGCTCATCACGTGCCAGCGGACCTCGACATCGCGGACCTTCTCGACCTCCAGCATCCAGCGGGAGGTCATCCAGGCCCAGGGGCAGAGCGGGTCGAACCAGAAGTCGACCGGGGTCTTCTCGCGCACCTGGGTGTCGGCCATGTCTCTCCTTGGGGCGGATAACGCTTCTCTGGTCATGTTCCTCCTGGCCAACCGGGCTGCGGCCGTGCGCATTCCCGCGTGGGAGGATTCGATCAGGTATCGCGAGCCCGCACGAAGGAGTGCACGTGCCAGGAGAGAATCTGTCCCGCGAGGAAGCCCGCGAGCGGGCGGAACTGCTGTCCGTCGACGGCTACGAGGTCGCCCTCGACCTCCGGTCGGCCGTGGACGCCGCCGAACCGGCCGAGGGGCCGCGGACCTTCCGCTCGGTGTCGACGATCCGCTTCCGCGCCGCCGTGCCCGGCTCGTCGTCCTTCGCGGACCTCGTCGCGCCGTCCGTGAACTCCGTCACCCTCAACGGGCGCCCGCTGGACCCGTCGGCCGTCTTCGACAGCGCCCGGATCGTGCTGGAGGGCCTGGAGTCCGAGAACGTCCTCGTCGTCGACGCGAACTGCGCGTACAGCCGGACGGGCGAGGGCATGCACCGGTTCGTCGACCCGGAGGACGGCGAGGTCTACCTCTACACCCAGTACGAGCCGGCGGACGCCCGGCGGGTGTACGCCAACTTCGAGCAGCCCGACCTGAAGGCGCCCTACCGCTTCGAGGTGACCGCGCCCGAGGGCTGGCACGTGTGGAGCAACGGCGCGGAGGTCTCCCGCGAGGGCGCGACCCGCCGGTTCGCCGAGACCAAGCCGATCTCGACGTACATCACCTGCGTCGTCGCCGGCCCCTACCACTACGTGACGGACACCTACACCCGCGGGGACCTGGAGATCCCGCTGGGTGCGATGTGCCGCAAGGGGCTCGCCAAGCACTTCGACGCGGAGGAGGTCTTCCGCGTCACCAAGCAGGGCTTCGACTTCTTCCACGAGCACTTCGACTACCCGTACCCCTTCGGGAAGTACGACCAGGCCTTCGTCCCCGAGTACAACCTCGGCGCGATGGAGAACCCGGGCATGGTCACCTTCCGGGAGGAGTACGTCTTCCGCGGCAAGGTCACCCGCGCGGCGTACGAGCGCCGCTGCAACACGGTGCTGCACGAGATGGCCCACATGTGGTTCGGCGACCTCGTCACCATGAAGTGGTGGGACGACCTGTGGCTGAAGGAGTCCTTCGCGGACTTCATGGGCACCTTCTCGCAGGTGGAGGCCACCCGCTTCGACCAGGCGTGGGTGACCTTCGCCAACAGCCGCAAGGCGTGGGCCTACCGCGCCGACCAGCTGCCGTCCACCCACCCGATCACGGCGGACATCCGCGACCTGGAGGACGCCAAGCTCAACTTCGACGGCATCACCTACGCCAAGGGCGCGGCCGTCCTGAAGCAGCTCGTGGCGTACGTGGGCCGGGAGGCGTTCCTGGAGGGCGCGCGCCGCTACTTCAAGGCGAACGCCTACGGCAACACCACCCTGGCCGACCTGCTGTCCGTGCTCGGCGAGGTGTCCGGGCGCGACATGGCGGAGTGGTCCCGGGCCTGGCTGCAGACGGCCGGTGTGAACGTGCTGACGCCGGAGCCGGTCCTCGGGGAGGACGGCCGCCTCGCCGAACTGGCCGTCGTCCAGGAGGGCGGCGAGCTGCGCCCGCACCGGGTCGCGGTGGGCCTGTACCGGCTGGAGGCCGGCTCGCTCGTCCGCTACGCGCAGGCCGAGGCGGACGTCGCCGGCGCCCGGACGGCCGTGCCGGAGCTGGCCGGCCGGGAGCGGCCCGACCTCGTCCTCGTCAACGACGACGACCTCACCTACTGCAAGGTCCGCTTCGACGAGCGGTCCCTCACGACGCTGCGGAACCGGCTCGGCGACATCACGGACCCGCTCGCGCGGGCGCTGTGCTGGTCCGCGGCCTGGAACCTGACCCGGGACGGGCTGATGCCCGCCCGCGAGTTCATCGCGCTGGTGACGGCGCACGCGGGCCGGGAGGGCGACGTCGGCGTCGTCCAGATGGTGCACTCCCAGGCGCTGGCCGCCCTCACCCACTACGCGGCGCCCGCCTGGCGCGAGCAGGGCGGCCGGGAGCTGGCGGCCGCCGCGCTCCGGGAGCTGCGGCTGGCCGAGCCGGGCTCGGAGCACCAGCTGACGTGGGCCCGGTTCTTCGCGGCGGCCGCGGCGACCGAGGGCGACTTCCAGCTGCTGCTGGGCCTGCTGGACGGGACCGCGCGCATCGACGGGCTGGAGGTGGACCAGGAGCTGCGCTGGGACTTCCTGCTGCCGCTGGCCTCGCACGGGGCGGTGGACGAGGCCGCGGTCAACGCCGAGCTGGCGCGGGACGACACGGCGTCGGGCAAGCGGCACCAGGTGCGCTGCCTCGCGGCGCGCCCGTCGGCGGCGGTCAAGGACCAGGCGTGGGCGGCGGTCGTCGAGTCGGACGCCCTGTCGAACGCGCTGGTGGAGGCGACCATCGACGGAATGCAGCAGCCCTCGCAGCGGGCCCTGCTGGCCGCGTACACCGACCGCTACTTCGAGGTCGTCGAGCGGGTCTGGGCCGAGCGCTCCATCCAGATCGGGATGCACGTCGTCCGGGGCATGTACCCCGCGCTCCAGGACGACGCGGCGACGCTGGAGGCCACGGACGCCTGGCTGTCCGCGCACGGGGACGCCGCCCCGGCGCTGCGGCGGCTGGTGCTGGAGTCCCGCGACGACCTGGCCCGGGCGCTGCGCGCGCAGGCCTGCGACGCCGCCGCCGGGTAGCGGCCGCCGCGGTACGGGTCCGGGGGCGCTGCCTCCGGGCCCGGCCCGGACAGGCCCGCGGGTGCGGGCTATCGGCCATCGAACGGCCGTACTTTAGTGCTGTCTTGTCCGGATTTGCCGACGGGACGGTAACAGCGGTTAGGGGGCCCGCCCGGAGCGGGAATCTCCGCGGCATGAACCACAACGCACCCCTCCCCCTCGCCCACCTCACCGACAGCCGCCCCCGCGTCCTGACCCTCGCGCAGCTCCGCGAGCACGGTGTCAGCGCCGCGGAGGCCGCCGCCCGGTCCTGGCAGGAGATCCTGCCGGGGGTGTTCCTGCTGCACCCCGGCGTCGCGACGAGCGAGGAGCGGCTGCACGCCGCCCTGCTGTACGCAGGTCGGCGCGGCGGCGAGGCGATGATCACAGGACTGGCGGCGCTGGCCCTGCACCGGTTCACCTCGGCGCCCGCCCTGCTCTCCCTGCCGCGGATCGACGTACTGGTGCCGCACACCCGCCGGCTGCGCTCCGTCGGCAGCGTGCGCGTCGTCCGCGCCCACACCCCGCCGCGCCCGCTGGAGGTGGCCGGGCTGCCGGTGGCGCCGGTCGCCCGGGCGGTCGCCGACGCGGTGGCCGGGCTGTCGGACGCGGGCACGGTCCGCCGGATCCTGAGCGAGGCCGTCCGCGCCGGGCACTGCGAGCCGGCCGCCGTCGTGCGGGAGCTGACGGTGGCCCGGCTGCTGAACCGGCCGCACGTGGTCGACGCGGTGGAGTCGCTGCTCGCCGAGGGCCGGGCCATCGCCGAGGACCGGCTCTACCGGCTGGTGGGCGGCTTCGGCCTGCCGCAGCCGCTGTGGAACGTGGACCTGCGCCTGCCCGGCGGCCCGCACCTGGGCGGCGTCGACGCGTACTGGCCGGAGCAGGCGGTCGCCGTGGAGATCGACACGCGGGCGCCCCGGCAGGGCGAGGACGAGGACTGGTCGGAGGCGGTCCGCAAGCGCGACGCGCTGGAGCGGCTCGGCGTGACCGTCCTGCACATCACCCCGCGCAAGCTGCGCGACTGGCCCGAGCAGCAGGCCGCGGTCGTACGGACCGCACTGACCGCGGCCGCCGGCCGGGAGCCCGCCGCCTACCTGGTCGTCCTGCCGCGGTGAGGCGGCAGCGCCGGGTTCGCCGGCGAGAACTCCGGGGCGCTCCACAGCAGCCGCCCCGGGTGCAGGCTCTCCACCGCCTCCTCGATGCGGAACAGGACGCTGCGGCCGCCGTCGGGCTCGTACACGGTCCGCGCCCGGCCGCTGAGCTGGAGCAGTGCGCCGCTCTCCCAGTGCGGGAAGAGCAGTCCGGCCCGCGGGTCGGCAGCCAGGTTCCCCAGGGTGAGGAACATGGCGTTCCCCGGGTAGTCCGGCCAGCGCAGCTCGGTCGGCGACAGCACCTCGACGAAGCCGGGCATGCCCCCGCGGTGGCTGGCGTCGGCGCCCTCCGCGTGGGCGGTGGCCGCGAAGAAGGTGTCGGCGCCGCGGACGGCCCGCTCCTGGCGGGCGTCGAGGGCGGGCGCCCGGCGCAGCACGCCGGGCCCGTCGGGGACGGTCCGCAGCGGCTGCCGCTTCTGGAGGTACTTGGGGCAGTTGGAGAAGACCCGCTCGGCCGCGACGGCGAACCCGCCGGGGACGGCCCGCGCGGTGCCGCCCAGCCGCATCCGGCGCCGGGTGCGCGGGTCGAGCGCGATCGTGCCGACGTGGATCCCGCCGGCGGCGAGCGCCGCGGCGAGCGGATCGCCCTCCGGCACCCCGCCGGCGACCTCCATGCGGGCGGGTCCGGCGGCCCGCACGAAGCCGGGCGGGCCGGTGAGCAGTGAGGCCCACATCCGGCCCGCCGCGTCGGCGGCGCCGACGACGAGGTGCGGCTGGCGGGCCAGGAACGCCGCGGCGACGTCCTTGATGCCGGGGCCGATGGAGCGGCCCACGTGCTCGGCGGCCGCGCGGACGCCGACCCGCTCCTGTACCGCGATCGAGCCGCGGTGGTACCGCTCCATGACTGCCTCCTGTCAGGCCGGCTAGAAGAACCCGCAGGTGGGGGCTCCGGGGGTGGGTGCGGGGGCGCCGTGGGCGCCGGTGGGCACCGAGATTTCGAGGCGGGTGCCGTCCGGGTCGTGGAAGAAGATCCCGCCGGAGGCGGTGCCCTCGCCGTGGGCGACGACCCCGTCGTGGGCGAAGGGGGTGCCGAGCTCGCGCAGCCGGGCCTCGTGGGCGCGCACCTCGTCGATCCCGGAGGCCGTGAAGGCGAGGTGGTGCAGTCCGGCAGCGGCGGGGGCGTACCCGCCTTCGGCCTGCTGCCACAGGGTGAGGACGAGTTCGCCGTCCCGCCCGAGGAAGGCGAAGCGGCGGCCGTCCTCCTTGCCCTCGCCGAGCGGCTCGAAGCCGAGGGCGTCGCGGTAGAAGGCGAGCGAGCGGTCGAGGTCGGTGACGTTCAGGCCGACGTGGCCGGTGCGGAGCGTGCTGATGGCAGCCGTCACGGCTGTTCCCCCTTCGACAGGGCCGGCGGGCCCCCGCCGGCGTTCTAACCATCTAAATTGAAGTTAACGGTTAGATACGGGGGGCGTCAACCGTCCGCGTACGCTGGGGGGGTCGCTCGGCATGCGAGGAGGAACGGCTACATGGCCACAGCGGAGGCGGCGGACCCGCGCCCCCTGACCGGCGAGCCGATCGCCCTGGACCTGCTGAACACGCGCTGGGTGCAGGACGGCGCGCCCGTCGACCTGTTCGCCGGTGCGGCCGGGCTGACCCGCATGGAGGGGCTCGCCGTCTGGCTGCGCGCCGCCGGCCTGGCCGACCGCTTCCGCGCCGACCCGTCGACCCTCGTCCACCTGCTGACCGCGCGCGAGGCCATCGCCCGCGCCGTGGCCGACCCGGCGGACGCCGGAGCGCGCGCCCTGGTCGACGCCGTGCTGGAGCACGGGCGCATCCGGCCGACGCTGGGCGGGGAAGGCCCGGGCGAGCGGCCCGAGTTCGACGACCCGTCGTGGGGGCCGGCGTGGACGGCCGCGTACGGCTACCTGGAGCTGCTGCGCTCCGGCCCGGAGCGGATCCGCAAGTGCGCCTCGGCGAGCTGCGTGCTGCACTTCCACGACACCTCGCGGGGCGGCACCCGCCGCTGGTGCTCGATGGCCGCCTGCGGCAACCGCGCCAAGGCCTCGCGGCACTACGCGCGCACGCGCGAGCGCTGAGGCGCCGGAAGTTGTCACACCCGGGCGGGCACTGACCGCGCCCCGCTGACCCCGACAAGGTCGGGAAGTCGACAAATCCACTCCCTGGAACCGGCGGTTCGCCGGCTTATGCCCCGCTACGGCCCCGATGGCGGGAAGTCCGAGCTGGCGAGAGTGCGCCATGCCAGGTCTCGGTAAATGACAGGCCTCCCCAAACAGCGGGCAGTTAGGCAAAGCTGACCGGTCATCCGGCACCGAAATCCGGACCGTATCTTTCACTTATCCAGGGATGCTGATGACCTTCGAATCCCCCAGTTCGATATCCGGGGCCCGGCGCGTCGCGCGCGTCGCGGCCGCGGCGGGTCTGGTGGCCGCTCTCGCGGGCGCGGGCGCCATGCCCGCCTTCGCGGAGCCGGCCCCCGGCACCGGTGCGGCGGGCACCGGGCCGGCCGTCAAGTCCGCCGACCAGAAGCTCGGTTCGGCCGACGCCGAACTGCTGCAGGAGGCCAAGGCCAAGGGCGAGGCGACCGTCACGGTCATGGTGGCCACCGCCCCCGGCCAGACCAAGCAGGTCACCGACCAGATCGCGGCCGTCAAGGGCGCCTCGGTCGGGCAGGCCAACGACAAGCTCGGCTACGTGCGTGCCACCCTGCCCACCGGCAAGGCCGAGGCCGCGCTGAAGGCGGCCTCCAAGCTGTCCTCCG
Coding sequences within:
- a CDS encoding superoxide dismutase, encoding MAIYTLPELPYEYSALEPVINPQIIELHHDKHHAAYVKGANDTLEQLEEARDKENWGALNGLEKNLAFHLSGHILHSIYWHNMASPKTGEGGGEPTAADGLGELADAITESFGSFARFKKQLTFASSATQGSGWGVLAYEPVSGRLIVEQIYDHQGNVGQGSVPILVFDAWEHAFYLQYKNQKVDFIEAMWNVVNWQDVAKRYADAKANTPLLIPVKG
- a CDS encoding DsbA family protein, which gives rise to MADTQVREKTPVDFWFDPLCPWAWMTSRWMLEVEKVRDVEVRWHVMSLAVLNEHRLEELPERYREIVGPKGWAPVRVVIAAQQKHGDEVTGKLYTALGTRIHNQDLGATREVIAAALDEVGLPAELIRFADSDEYDEVLRESHNNGIERVGQEVGTPVISVPGADGSDVAFFGPVVTPTPRGEAAARLWDGTLLVASTPGFYEIKRTRTEGPRFD
- the pepN gene encoding aminopeptidase N, encoding MPGENLSREEARERAELLSVDGYEVALDLRSAVDAAEPAEGPRTFRSVSTIRFRAAVPGSSSFADLVAPSVNSVTLNGRPLDPSAVFDSARIVLEGLESENVLVVDANCAYSRTGEGMHRFVDPEDGEVYLYTQYEPADARRVYANFEQPDLKAPYRFEVTAPEGWHVWSNGAEVSREGATRRFAETKPISTYITCVVAGPYHYVTDTYTRGDLEIPLGAMCRKGLAKHFDAEEVFRVTKQGFDFFHEHFDYPYPFGKYDQAFVPEYNLGAMENPGMVTFREEYVFRGKVTRAAYERRCNTVLHEMAHMWFGDLVTMKWWDDLWLKESFADFMGTFSQVEATRFDQAWVTFANSRKAWAYRADQLPSTHPITADIRDLEDAKLNFDGITYAKGAAVLKQLVAYVGREAFLEGARRYFKANAYGNTTLADLLSVLGEVSGRDMAEWSRAWLQTAGVNVLTPEPVLGEDGRLAELAVVQEGGELRPHRVAVGLYRLEAGSLVRYAQAEADVAGARTAVPELAGRERPDLVLVNDDDLTYCKVRFDERSLTTLRNRLGDITDPLARALCWSAAWNLTRDGLMPAREFIALVTAHAGREGDVGVVQMVHSQALAALTHYAAPAWREQGGRELAAAALRELRLAEPGSEHQLTWARFFAAAAATEGDFQLLLGLLDGTARIDGLEVDQELRWDFLLPLASHGAVDEAAVNAELARDDTASGKRHQVRCLAARPSAAVKDQAWAAVVESDALSNALVEATIDGMQQPSQRALLAAYTDRYFEVVERVWAERSIQIGMHVVRGMYPALQDDAATLEATDAWLSAHGDAAPALRRLVLESRDDLARALRAQACDAAAG
- a CDS encoding pyridoxamine 5'-phosphate oxidase family protein encodes the protein MERYHRGSIAVQERVGVRAAAEHVGRSIGPGIKDVAAAFLARQPHLVVGAADAAGRMWASLLTGPPGFVRAAGPARMEVAGGVPEGDPLAAALAAGGIHVGTIALDPRTRRRMRLGGTARAVPGGFAVAAERVFSNCPKYLQKRQPLRTVPDGPGVLRRAPALDARQERAVRGADTFFAATAHAEGADASHRGGMPGFVEVLSPTELRWPDYPGNAMFLTLGNLAADPRAGLLFPHWESGALLQLSGRARTVYEPDGGRSVLFRIEEAVESLHPGRLLWSAPEFSPANPALPPHRGRTTR
- a CDS encoding VOC family protein, with amino-acid sequence MTAAISTLRTGHVGLNVTDLDRSLAFYRDALGFEPLGEGKEDGRRFAFLGRDGELVLTLWQQAEGGYAPAAAGLHHLAFTASGIDEVRAHEARLRELGTPFAHDGVVAHGEGTASGGIFFHDPDGTRLEISVPTGAHGAPAPTPGAPTCGFF
- a CDS encoding CGNR zinc finger domain-containing protein; its protein translation is MATAEAADPRPLTGEPIALDLLNTRWVQDGAPVDLFAGAAGLTRMEGLAVWLRAAGLADRFRADPSTLVHLLTAREAIARAVADPADAGARALVDAVLEHGRIRPTLGGEGPGERPEFDDPSWGPAWTAAYGYLELLRSGPERIRKCASASCVLHFHDTSRGGTRRWCSMAACGNRAKASRHYARTRER